From a single Tetrapisispora phaffii CBS 4417 chromosome 15, complete genome genomic region:
- the ARP3 gene encoding actin-related protein 3 (similar to Saccharomyces cerevisiae ARP3 (YJR065C); ancestral locus Anc_1.514): MSYLNNPAIVMDNGTGLTKLGFAGNDSPSWIFPTAIATAQSSNAKSSANAPQGLGNAKAGVSNPATSNPYFGNSTSATSFASNSNAFLLSNNLAGKRGTEDLDFYIGNEALVASQGPAYSLSYPIRHGQVENWDHMERFWENSIFKYLRAEPEDHFFLLTEPPLNPPENREQVAEIFFESFNCAGLYIAVQAVLALAASWTSAQVTDRSLTGTVIDSGDGVTHVIPVAEGYVVGSAIKNIPIAGRDITLFIQSLLRERGEADSSLKTAERIKQEYCYVCPDIVKEFNKFDRQPEKFAQFIIENQDKTTKKVIDIGYERFLAPEIFFNPEIASSDFLTPLPTVVDQTIQACPIDVRKGLYNNIVLSGGSTMFKDFSRRLQRDVKSIVSNRIAQNEALTGTKSTGVDVQVISHRKQRNAVWFGGSLLAQTAEFKGYCHTKKDYEEHGPEIVRNFSLFNMV; this comes from the coding sequence ATGTCGTATTTGAATAACCCTGCTATTGTGATGGACAATGGTACAGGTTTGACCAAGTTAGGGTTTGCTGGTAATGATTCTCCATCGTGGATCTTCCCAACTGCAATTGCCACCGCTCAATCTTCCAATGCTAAATCTTCTGCAAACGCTCCTCAAGGTCTAGGTAATGCAAAAGCAGGTGTCTCTAACCCTGCTACCAGTAATCCATATTTTGGCAATTCCACTTCTGCCACTTCTTTTGCATCAAATTCAAACGCTTTCCTGCTTTCAAACAATTTGGCTGGTAAAAGAGGTACCGAAGATTTGGATTTCTATATCGGTAATGAAGCTCTAGTGGCCTCGCAAGGTCCTGCTTATTCCCTAAGCTATCCAATTAGACACGGTCAAGTCGAAAACTGGGATCATATGGAAAGATTTTGGGAAAACTCCATTTTCAAATACTTGAGAGCCGAACCAGAAGATCATTTCTTCCTATTGACTGAACCACCATTAAACCCACCTGAGAATAGAGAACAAGTAGCTgaaattttctttgaatcTTTCAACTGTGCTGGTTTGTATATTGCTGTTCAAGCTGTCTTGGCTTTAGCAGCTTCTTGGACTTCCGCCCAGGTAACTGACAGATCTCTAACCGGAACAGTCATCGATTCAGGTGATGGTGTTACTCACGTTATCCCTGTCGCTGAAGGTTATGTCGTTGGTTCTGCGATTAAGAATATTCCAATTGCCGGTAGAGATATCACTTTGTTCATTCAATCACTGTTAAGAGAACGTGGTGAAGCTGACTCTTCTTTGAAAACTGCGGAACGTATTAAACAGGAATATTGTTATGTATGTCCAGATATTgtaaaagaatttaataaatttgacaGACAACCAGAAAAATTCGCACAATTTATCATAGAAAACCAAGATAAGACAACTAAAAAAGTTATCGATATCGGTTATGAAAGATTCTTAGCTCCtgaaattttctttaacCCAGAAATTGCTTCCTCAGATTTCTTAACACCATTACCAACTGTTGTTGACCAAACTATCCAAGCATGCCCAATCGATGTCCGTAAAGgattatataataatattgttctATCTGGTGGTTCTACTATGTTCAAAGATTTTAGCCGTCGTTTACAAAGAGATGTTAAGAGTATAGTAAGTAATAGAATTGCACAAAATGAAGCATTGACGGGTACAAAATCCACTGGTGTCGATGTCCAAGTTATTTCACAcagaaaacaaagaaatgCAGTTTGGTTTGGTGGTTCATTATTGGCACAAACCGCTGAATTCAAAGGTTACTGTCATACAAAGAAGGATTATGAAGAACATGGTCCTGAAATTGTTAGAAACTTTAGTTTATTCAATATGgtttaa
- the RPA12 gene encoding DNA-directed RNA polymerase I core subunit RPA12 (similar to Saccharomyces cerevisiae RPA12 (YJR063W); ancestral locus Anc_1.512), protein MSVVGSLIFCLECGNLLGNPNEAVGSQLECSQCQKCYLKSEFTNLKVVTTTADDAFPSALRSKKSVVKTSLKKNELKDGATIKEKCPKCGNEEMQYHTLQLRSADEGATVFYTCPSCNYKFRTNN, encoded by the coding sequence atgtcaGTTGTGGGTTCTCTTATATTCTGTTTGGAGTGTGGTAATCTATTAGGTAATCCCAATGAGGCTGTCGGTAGTCAGCTTGAGTGTTCGCAATGCCAGAAGTGCTACTTGAAATCTGAATTTACAAATTTGAAGGTTGTCACAACTACTGCAGATGATGCTTTTCCATCAGCTTTAAGATCTAAGAAATCTGTTGTTAAGACTAGTTTGAAGAAAAACGAATTGAAAGATGGTGCTACTATTAAGGAAAAATGTCCAAAATGTGGGAATGAAGAAATGCAATATCATACTTTGCAATTAAGATCGGCGGATGAAGGTGCCACCGTTTTCTACACATGTCCATCAtgtaattataaatttagaaCAAATAATTAA
- the NTA1 gene encoding amidase (similar to Saccharomyces cerevisiae NTA1 (YJR062C); ancestral locus Anc_1.510), whose protein sequence is MSSKIKVALKVGIIQVNPQIGEVEKTVARVWNALEELEKKLNYDESLYPDLLVFPEFSLIGYHFESKEQIRPYAATGDMKNGPSYELAAKISKKFNCYTVIGMPEIYIDHNDNDREIFYNSSLMVNKEGEILYRYRKSFLYTQDYKWGCEENPEGYQNFDLEFKGKGTNLTTGEKNIDVTLKTGLGLCMDMSPYKFKSPFHDYEYSTWHLDHGTELMIFSMCWLHSSAFSEMSEQTAEEVIEDIEENLKLRNLPPIGSQGDFTFNLDNDDDIERIANPNTTKISYTNLKEPDMQNINYWILRFSPFVSMNIRQEVFDSGLVESQLNKPSQIRRSSYIGCTIEKPWGFEDKQAILLLANRCGIEQKCKVFAGSSNIMKFNGKYQETAYGMDSTNESVELLGGLTLGYEGILLRDVNITVNR, encoded by the coding sequence ATGAGCTCTAAAATAAAAGTTGCCTTGAAAGTTGGTATTATCCAAGTGAATCCACAGATAGGAGAAGTGGAAAAAACCGTGGCAAGAGTATGGAACGCATTAGAAGAGTTGGAGAAGAAGCTAAATTATGATGAGTCGTTATATCCTGACCTACTTGTGTTTCCTGAATTTTCACTTATAGGTTATCATTTTGAGTCGAAGGAACAAATTAGGCCATATGCTGCCACTGGAGACATGAAAAATGGTCCTTCTTATGAATTAGCTGctaaaatttcaaagaagTTTAATTGTTATACAGTTATTGGTATGCctgaaatatatattgatcacaatgataatgatagggaaattttttataattcatcattaatGGTAAATAAAGAAGGCGAGATACTGTACAGATATAggaaatcatttttatatacaCAAGATTATAAATGGGGTTGTGAAGAGAATCCAGAAGgttatcaaaattttgatttagaATTTAAAGGAAAGGGTACAAACTTGACCACGGGAGAGAAAAATATAGACGTTACCTTAAAAACGGGGTTAGGACTTTGTATGGATATGTCTCCttataaattcaaatcacCGTTCCATGATTATGAATATTCTACTTGGCATTTGGACCATGGAACTgaattaatgatattttcgATGTGTTGGCTACATTCAAGTGCATTTTCAGAAATGTCAGAGCAAACAGCAGAAGAAGTGATTGAAGATATAGAggaaaatttaaaactaaGGAATTTGCCTCCAATAGGTTCACAAGGTGattttacttttaatttagacaatgatgatgatattgaacGTATTGCCAATCCAAATACGACGAAAATCTCCTATACAAATCTGAAGGAACCCGATATGCAAAACATTAATTACTGGATACTTAGATTTTCACCGTTTGTTTCAATGAATATTAGACAAGAGGTGTTTGATAGTGGACTTGTAGAGTCGCAACTTAACAAACCTTCTCAAATTAGAAGATCATCCTATATAGGTTGCACAATAGAGAAACCGTGGGGATTTGAAGACAAACAAGCTATCTTATTGCTGGCAAATAGATGTGGGATTGAACAAAAGTGCAAAGTTTTTGCTGGCAGttcaaatataatgaaattcAATGGTAAATATCAAGAAACAGCGTATGGAATGGATAGTACAAATGAGAGTGTAGAATTATTAGGTGGGTTAACCTTAGGATACGAAGGGATCCTATTACGTGATGTCAATATTACTGTTAATCggtaa
- the TPHA0O01070 gene encoding LicD family protein (similar to Saccharomyces cerevisiae MNN4 (YKL201C) and YJR061W; ancestral locus Anc_1.509) — translation MSTGSKMKRANSSFKIFAKVWKRLILLLCFVFIIFTSLFSNPNANAVSSETNNLRKFMLPSLNYYISSLKGFAFNSNNDADMQDFISGLYRKVMYNATFEYLDNYYLNKNLLTVPLGKKKGMILNSIDEIDFYNNDPRLVWSVYFHHLTNLHDPTFEKIPFSWYDFADFQELNKLIAVEDTRIQCPFLMDAAFEKETLLKVESELGEPLFESDRKKYDMVKWYSRARKGVDINAINSSSKYCRKLESKDIKSKRANGLPKFRLPFSIFNIHDRVKPEVLKLQARNYLLSTVENPLSITFLDGSDAAYRFNVEQKEQSNIIQSGLLKKYLESNNHSVDPTTAPNQGRTDHIFDHYDHYNSFLKSDIAPRAKLHIEGADYGLFDNDTFELKHEYFRFNAKDKIKELEEKAKRDSKLNVHEQNYLESLKYSVRTHPSLMKKYFKESSNVQQYALGHHRDRKFFNGGIIDDPMLYAQKMNSMIRTFQKFTKANGLVSWLSHGTLYGYLYNGRTFPWDNDYDLQMPIKHLHLMAQHFNQSLILEDPREGNGKYMIDVGSSITVRVKGNAKNNIDARFIDIDSGIYIDLTGISVSSSVPRDYLNGDVTERLKHIDWSQYVAEKDINLEYGEGLADMDITQLHDYSIKHPKKLSRDQRNDIKNYYEKEEKIKKGSSPMKDLSADERYLRSEVLNIYYCRNEHAVFHDDLSPLVNTYFHGVPALIPHRSINILKREYKIPLEIGLLNFKGNKYIPELRSWVNKLMIEKLVNQFGWYPELLHIDKELKNFTVENVKVLYFNMMLGKYNDVIASLYTSFDNDVYRTKELEITMDTTIKNDDKIKILHALRTEVGKRTQQTPYKDPFLFQLQRSLYESIISTMAGPQVRDLINAVDINVIRDIWIKLDNVHSRKLPDFDINVNGLSESINNKTINEFGLDVFKSSSKKEVFVTLPDLYLNSPENPNPLMPNAPPKIEAPAEEDSLANIDIPVKEDTPVKEDTPVKEDAPVKEDAPVKEDVPVKG, via the coding sequence ATGTCTACAGGCTCAAAGATGAAAAGGGCAAACTCTTCTTTCAAGATTTTTGCTAAAGTATGGAAACGTTTAATACTACTATTATGTTTTgtctttattatatttacatcGCTATTTTCTAATCCCAATGCTAATGCTGTTTCTTCAGaaactaataatttaagaaaatttatGTTGCCAagtttaaattattatatttcttcattaaaaGGTTTTgcatttaattcaaataatgatgcAGATATGCAAGATTTTATTTCTGGGTTGTACAGAAAAGTTATGTACAATGCTacatttgaatatttagataactattatttgaataaaaatttattaacgGTTCCACTAGGAAAAAAGAAAGGTATGATACTGAATTCAATTGACGAAATagatttttataataatgatcCAAGATTGGTTTGGTCtgtatattttcatcacTTGACAAATTTACATGATCCTACTTTTGAGAAAATTCCATTCTCATGGTATGACTTTGCGGATTTCcaagaattaaataaattaattgcaGTTGAAGATACTCGCATTCAATGTCCATTTTTAATGGATGCTGcatttgaaaaagaaactcTTTTAAAAGTTGAAAGTGAATTAGGCGAACCATTATTTGAATCtgatagaaaaaaatatgatatgGTAAAATGGTATTCTAGAGCAAGAAAAGGTGTAGATATCAATGCtattaattcttcttcaaaatattgtcGTAAATTAGAATCAAAAGatataaaatcaaaaagaGCAAATGGCCTGCCAAAATTTAGACTGCCTTTCtctatttttaatattcatGATAGAGTCAAACCAgaagttttaaaattacaagcaagaaattatttattatccACTGTCGAGAATCCTCTATCAATCACATTCCTGGACGGTAGTGATGCTGCTTATAGATTCAATGTTGaacaaaaagaacaaagtaatattattcaatctggtttattgaaaaaatatttagaatcaAATAATCATTCTGTGGATCCAACTACTGCACCTAATCAAGGTCGTACTGATCATATTTTTGATCATTATGATCATTATAATTCTTTCTTGAAGTCCGACATCGCTCCAAGGGCAAAGCTTCACATTGAAGGCGCTGATTATGGTCTATTCGATAATGATACTTTCGAATTAAAGCATGAATATTTCAGATTCAATGCAAAggataaaattaaagagCTTGAAGAGAAAGCAAAAAGAGATTCCAAATTGAATGTGCATGAACAGAATTATTTagaatctttaaaatattccGTTAGAACTCATCCTTCattgatgaaaaaataCTTCAAAGAATCAAGTAATGTTCAACAATATGCTCTGGGTCATCATCGTGATcgtaaattttttaatggtGGTATCATTGATGATCCAATGTTATATGCTCAAAAGATGAACTCCATGATCAGAACTTTCCAAAAGTTCACAAAGGCAAACGGTTTAGTTTCATGGCTATCCCATGGTACTCTATATGGTTATTTATACAATGGAAGAACATTCCCATGGGATAATGATTACGATTTACAAATGCCAATCAAACATTTACATTTGATGGCACAACATTTTAACcaatcattaattttagaaGATCCTAGAGAAGGTAATGGTAAATACATGATTGACGTTGGTAGCTCGATCACTGTGAGAGTGAAAGGTAATGCAAAGAATAACATTGATGCTCGTTTTATCGATATCGACTCAGgtatttatattgatttaaCTGGTATTAGTGTTAGTTCCTCAGTTCCTAGAGATTACTTAAATGGTGATGTGACGGAAAGGTTAAAGCATATTGACTGGAGTCAGTATGTAGCagaaaaagatattaatttaGAATACGGGGAAGGGCTTGCTGATATGGATATTACCCAGTTACAtgattattcaataaaacaccctaaaaaattatcaagaGATCAACgtaatgatattaaaaattattatgagaaggaagaaaaaatcaaaaaaggTTCATCTCCTATGAAAGACCTTTCGGCTGACGAACGTTACTTAAGAAGTGAAGTTTTAAACATTTATTACTGTAGAAATGAACATGCAGTATTCCATGATGATTTATCTCCTTTGGTGAACACTTACTTCCATGGTGTGCCTGCCTTAATTCCTCATAGatctataaatattttaaaaagagaatataaaataccGTTAGAAATTGGTTTGCTTAATTTTAAGGGAAACAAGTATATCCCAGAGTTGCGTTCGTGGGTAAATAAATTGATGATTGAAAAGCTTGTTAATCAATTTGGTTGGTATCCAGAATTATTGCACATTgataaagaattaaaaaatttcacAGTTGAAAACGTCAAGGTTCTGTATTTTAACATGATGCTtggtaaatataatgatgTCATTGCTTCCTTGTATACATCATTTGATAATGATGTGTATAGAACTAAAGAACTGGAAATAACAATGGATACTACCatcaaaaatgatgataaaattaagaTACTACATGCATTAAGAACTGAAGTGGGAAAAAGAACGCAACAGACTCCTTATAAAGATCCTTTCCTATTTCAATTACAACGATCTTTATATGAATCTATAATAAGCACTATGGCTGGGCCACAGGTTCGAGATTTGATCAATGCTGTTGATATTAATGTGATTCGTGATATTTGGATCAAATTAGATAATGTTCACTCAAGAAAATTGCCGgattttgatattaatgTCAACGGATTAAGTGAaagtattaataataagacTATAAATGAATTTGGTTTAGATGTGTTCAAGAGTAGTTCAAAAAAGGAAGTTTTTGTCACTTTACCTGATCTGTACTTAAATTCACCTGAAAATCCTAATCCATTAATGCCAAATGCACCACCAAAGATTGAAGCGCCAGCTGAGGAAGATTCCTTAGCCAATATAGATATTCCAGTCAAGGAAGACACTCCAGTCAAGGAAGACACTCCAGTCAAGGAAGACGCTCCTGTCAAAGAGGACGCTCCAGTCAAGGAAGATGTTCCAGTAAAAGGCTGA
- the TPHA0O01080 gene encoding uncharacterized protein (similar to Saccharomyces cerevisiae PTK2 (YJR059W) and PTK1 (YKL198C); ancestral locus Anc_1.507), translated as MPSNNGSRERSSSFKLFNKIGNTLKMENDQPGHYSEIENRSLKKQSTSPGSTFGHHLSSALFNKKSSPTVLKTAIHVKSSSSLSNLVAHSHNPFANKQDNIGGGSSISGSRGAKISHGHNHRNDANDNPLKSRHLHMENIVYNPYGINNNTTQPQNDISFYMQEGENSERLLPLPVSSPDDFLPDHLKQKSYQLTDGFNFDKDNKFLGAGSSSEVKRVKSAFDHKEIYALKKLTMIHKETPERFYKRCSKEFIIAKTLSCNIHVSSTFYLMKIPTSKFTSRGWGFVMELCVGDLFQYLERSGWKNVPVSEKFCIFKQVAEGLKFIHSKGIVHRDVKPENILLTKDGICKLTDFGISDYYHEIHDDLTSPIKLCEGIIGSTPYAPPEVMVFDDKREHPKEQKKPYNPVLMDCYGLGILFFAIMNSYLPFTESSPFDPKFRDFETSYDNFIFHQNKNFRVKGNYKPGPGGEYKLGRGFLSTEASRVGWRLLDPNPETRYNMDDLFDDPWFKQVETCIDSNATEYNDTHYRVSFPQLSTNTMNKDSVDMTPDTGSIHSIASVSTAATKNDVPDLPRPRTMVDIALSPDLTKKKKKVKELSSIDSAEDSPANDIDVKKHIHDIQEHKIVFTLDDAEAEEAQQDTSDFKTSDVRANALSQDVPDKIDELLEGSVETNEDSGITKDLKNVKLDGDGRSASGSGKGNIFRNEAMSTSSSLTSLKSNSSKKAVIHHHLDVPNSIPNAPSMRSFSDR; from the coding sequence ATGCCTAGTAATAACGGATCCAGAGAACGTTCGTCATCATTCaaacttttcaataaaataggTAATACCCTAAAGATGGAGAATGATCAACCAGGTCATTAttctgaaattgaaaaccGTTCTTTGAAAAAACAATCAACTTCCCCTGGTAGTACATTTGGACATCACCTTTCGTCTGCTTTATTTAACAAGAAATCTTCTCCAACAGTGTTGAAAACTGCAATTCATGttaaatcttcttcttcattgaGTAATTTAGTAGCTCATAGTCATAATCCTTTTGCAAACAAGCAAGATAACATCGGCGGTGGTTCGAGTATTAGCGGTTCAAGAGGTGCTAAAATTTCTCACGGGCATAATCATCGTAATGATGCAAACGACAATCCTTTAAAGTCCAGACACCTGCATATGGAAAATATAGTTTATAATCCATATGGCATAAATAACAATACTACTCAACCTCAGAACGATATTAGTTTTTATATGCAAGAAGGTGAGAACAGTGAAAGATTGTTACCTTTACCAGTTTCTAGTCCGGATGACTTCCTACCTGATCatttgaaacaaaaaagcTACCAATTAACTGAtggttttaattttgaCAAAGACAATAAATTCTTGGGTGCAGGTAGTTCAAGTGAAGTGAAAAGAGTAAAATCAGCATTTGATCATAAAGAAATTTATGCTTTGAAGAAACTAACAATGATTCATAAAGAAACTCCAGAGAGATTTTATAAAAGATGTTCGAAAGAATTTATCATTGCTAAAACCTTAAGTTGTAACATCCATGTATCAAGCACGTTCTACCTGATGAAAATACCTACTAGCAAATTTACATCAAGAGGTTGGGGTTTTGTGATGGAATTATGTGTTGGTgatttatttcaatacCTTGAAAGATCTGGGTGGAAAAATGTTCCCGTTTCAGAAAAGTTCTGTATTTTTAAACAAGTTGCAGAGggtttaaaatttatacATAGCAAAGGTATTGTACATAGAGATGTTAAGCCGGAAAACATTTTATTGACAAAAGATGGTATTTGTAAGTTAACTGACTTTGGTATCTCGGATTATTACCACGAAATTCATGATGACTTAACTAGTCCAATAAAATTATGTGAAGGGATTATCGGTTCGACACCCTATGCTCCACCCGAGGTCATGGTATTTGATGATAAGAGGGAGCATCCAAAAGAACAGAAAAAACCATATAATCCAGTTCTGATGGATTGTTACGGATTAGGTATACTATTTTTTGCTATAATGAATTCATATTTACCATTTACTGAATCCTCACCTTTCGATCCCAAATTTAGAGACTTTGAAACGTCCTAcgataattttatttttcatcaaaataaaaattttagagTAAAAGGTAACTACAAGCCTGGACCTGGTGGTGAATACAAATTAGGCAGAGGTTTTTTGAGCACGGAAGCAAGTCGTGTAGGTTGGAGACTATTGGATCCTAACCCTGAAACCCGTTATAATATGgatgatttatttgatgatCCATGGTTTAAACAGGTTGAAACTTGCATTGATTCCAATGCTACCGAATACAATGATACCCATTACCGTGTTTCTTTTCCACAATTAAGTACTAATACTATGAACAAAGATTCTGTTGATATGACACCAGATACCGGTAGTATTCATAGTATAGCTAGTGTTTCAACCGCTGCTACTAAAAATGATGTTCCTGATTTACCGAGACCAAGAACCATGGTTGACATTGCATTATCTCCGGACTTGActaagaagaagaagaaagttAAAGAATTATCATCGATTGACTCTGCAGAAGACTCTCCTGctaatgatattgatgtAAAGAAACACATACATGATATTCAGGAGCATAAGATAGTATTTACCCTAGACGATGCGGAAGCAGAAGAAGCGCAGCAAGATACATCCGATTTTAAGACTTCTGATGTTAGAGCTAATGCTTTATCTCAAGATGTTCctgataaaattgatgagTTATTAGAAGGTTCAGTAGAAACAAATGAGGATAGTGGGATAACAAAAGACCTTAAAAATGTTAAGCTTGATGGAGATGGTAGAAGTGCATCTGGGAGCGGCAAAGGgaatatatttagaaaTGAAGCAATGTCGACCAGTTCTTCTCTTACATCATTGAAATCGAATAGTAGCAAAAAAGCTGTTATTCACCATCATCTGGACGTTCCGAATAGTATTCCAAACGCACCTTCTATGAGATCTTTTTCGGATAGATGA